Genomic window (Kosakonia sp. BYX6):
TAATGCAAAAATTCGCGCGCGCCGTTATTGGTACCAATAACGTTGACTGCTGCGCGCGCGTCTGACACGGCCCATCGGTTGCAGGTCTGCACCAGTCGGTCGGTAATGGCGCGATGAGTAATGCCATCAATGAAATCGATAACACGGATTTAGTGTTTATCTTTGGTTACAACCCGGCGGACTCTCACCCTATCGTCGCTAATCATGTGATTCGCGCGAAACAAAACGGGGCGAAAATCATCGTCTGCGATCCGCGCAGAATCGAAACCGCGCGTATTGCCGATATGCACGTCGCCTTGAAAAATGGCTCAAACATTGCCCTGCTGAATGCAATGGGCCATGTGATCATTGAAGAAAACCTCTACGACCAAGCGTTTGTCGCCCATCGTACGGACGGGTTTGAAGAGTATCGCAAGATTGTTGAAGGCTACACGCCGGAATCGGTCGAGGAAATTACCGGCGTCAGCGCGCAGGAAATCCGCCAGGCCGCCCGCATGTACGCCGGCGCGAAATCCGCCGCCATTCTGTGGGGCATGGGCGTGACCCAGTTCTACCAGGGCGTGGAAACGGTGCGTTCGCTGACAAGCCTGGCCATGTTGACCGGCAACCTCGGCAAACCGCATGTCGGCGTGAACCCGGTGCGCGGCCAGAACAACGTGCAAGGTGCGTGCGATATGGGCGCGCTGCCGGATACGTTCCCTGGCTATCAGTTTGTGAAAGAGGACGCCCACCGCGCGAAATTCGCCAAAGCCTGGGGTGTGGAAAGCCTGCCTGCGCATACCGGGTATCGCATCAGCGAGTTGCCGCACCGCGTGGCACATGGCGAAGTACGCGCCGCGTACATTATGGGCGAAGATCCGCTGCAAACAGATGCCGAGCTTTCAGCGGTGCGCAAGGCGTTTGAAGAGCTGGATCTGGTGATTGTGCAGGACATTTTCATGACCAAAACCGCGTCAGCGGCGGATGTCATCCTGCCGTCCACCTCATGGGGCGAGCATGAAGGGGTGTACACTGCGGCGGATCGCGGCTTCCAGCGTTTCTTTAAAGCCGTCGAGCCGAAGTGGGACCTGAAAACGGATTGGCAAATCATCAGCGAGATCGCCACCCGCATGGGTTACCCGATGCATTACAACAACACGCAGGAGATTTGGGACGAGTTGCGTCATCTGTGCCCGGACTTTTACGGAGCCACCTACGAAAAAATGGGTGAACTTGGCTACATTCAGTGGCCGTGCCGTGACACCTCCGAAGCCGATCAGGGTACGTCGTACTTGTTTAAAGAGAAGTTCGACACGCCGAACGGCAAGGCGCAATTCTTCACCTGCGATTGGGTCGCGCCGATGGACAAACTCAATGACGAGTATCCGATGGTGCTTTCCACCGTGCGTGAAGTGGGCCACTACTCTTGCCGCTCTATGACCGGCAACTGTGCGGCGCTCGCCGCGCTGGCGGATGAACCCGGCTATGCGCAAATCAACACCGCCGATGCCGCAAGGCTCGGAATTGAAGATGAAGCGCTGGTGTGGGTGAACTCGCGCAAAGGCAGAATCATCACCCGCGCGCAGGTCAGCGATCGCCCGAATAAAGGCGCGGTGTACATGACTTACCAGTGGTGGATTGGTGCCTGTAACGAGTTGGTGACGGAAAACTTAAGCCCGATTACCAAAACGCCGGAGTACAAATACTGCGCCGTGCGCGTGGAGCCGATCGCCGATCAGCGCACCGCCGAGCAGTATGTGATTGATGAGTACAACAAGCTGAAAACCCGCCTGCGCGAAAGCGCGATGGGCTAATAGCCGCCAGTCTTCACATCCTTAAAGCGGAGTGATTTATTCACTCCGCTTTTTTATTTATGCAGCAGGCTGCGGGAGGAGCGTCGTTCATGTAATGTCGGATAACCCCCCTTGTGATTGCGAGCGTCATCATTGGATCTTTTGGAAACTGAACTGCCTGCCAGTCAGCAAAACAGAAATATTGTTTGCCTTGCGACCGCGCAGGCGCTGGCGGGCGCCAACTCGGTGGTGTTTTACGCCACTGGGGCGATTGTCGGTAATACCCTCGCGCCAAACAGCGCGCTGGCGACATTGCCGATCACCGTTTTTGTGTTGGGCATGGCGGCGTGTATTTTGCCGTTTGGCGCCCTTGCCCGCCGTTGGGGAAGGCGCGCGGCGTTTATCACCGGCACCAGCGCGGGAGTGTTGACGGGTTTGCTGGCGGCACTCGCGGTGGTGATTAACTCATTCAGCCTGTTCTGCCTCGCCGCATTTCTCGGCGGTGCTTACGCCGCCGTGGCGGTTTCGTTTCGCTTCGCCGCCACCGATGGCGTGGGCAAAGCGCGGCGGGCAAAAGCGCTGTCGCTGGTGATGGGCGGCGGCGTGGCGGCAGGTGTGCTCGGGCCGATGCTGGTCACCGGCACCATGAACATCTGGCCTGCCCATCTGTTCGCCGCCACCTTTATTGCGCAGGCCATTGTCGCGCTGATTTCCGCCGGGGTATTGCTGGGCGTGCAGTCACCCGCACCCGCCGGAGAGGCAATGCGCAGTGGTCGACCGCTCGCGGACATCGTGCGTCAGCCAGGCTTTGCCCGCACCGTTTTTGGTGGTGCGATTTCCTACATGATCATGAACTTCCTGATGACCGCCGCGCCGCTGTCGATGCATCAGCACGGCCTTTCGCAGCAGGCCGCCAATCTCGGTATTCAGTGGCATGTGATTGCCATGTACGGGCCGGGATTTTTCACCGGCAGGCTGATCAACCGCTTCGGCGCAAACCGTGTTGGCGCGGCGGGGTTGCTGATCACCGCGCTTTCCGTGCTGGCAGGTTTGATGGGTACAGACGTCGCGCATTATTGGGTGTCGTTGATTTTGCTCGGGCTGGGCTGGAATTTTGGCTTTACCGGTGCGTCGGCGAAAATCATCGATTACCACCGCCCGGAAGAGAAAACCCGCGTTCAGTCGCTGAATGACTTCATCGTTTTCGGCGTGATGATTATCGGCTCTTTCGCCTCTGGCGCGCTGCTCAATACTTTTGGCTGGAA
Coding sequences:
- the fdhF gene encoding formate dehydrogenase subunit alpha; its protein translation is MKKVVTVCPYCASGCKIHLVVDNGKIVRAEAAQGKTNQGTLCLKGYYGWDFINDTQILTPRLKTPMIRRQRGGKLESVSWDEALDYVAGRLNEIKAKYGPDAIQTTGSSRGTGNETNYIMQKFARAVIGTNNVDCCARVUHGPSVAGLHQSVGNGAMSNAINEIDNTDLVFIFGYNPADSHPIVANHVIRAKQNGAKIIVCDPRRIETARIADMHVALKNGSNIALLNAMGHVIIEENLYDQAFVAHRTDGFEEYRKIVEGYTPESVEEITGVSAQEIRQAARMYAGAKSAAILWGMGVTQFYQGVETVRSLTSLAMLTGNLGKPHVGVNPVRGQNNVQGACDMGALPDTFPGYQFVKEDAHRAKFAKAWGVESLPAHTGYRISELPHRVAHGEVRAAYIMGEDPLQTDAELSAVRKAFEELDLVIVQDIFMTKTASAADVILPSTSWGEHEGVYTAADRGFQRFFKAVEPKWDLKTDWQIISEIATRMGYPMHYNNTQEIWDELRHLCPDFYGATYEKMGELGYIQWPCRDTSEADQGTSYLFKEKFDTPNGKAQFFTCDWVAPMDKLNDEYPMVLSTVREVGHYSCRSMTGNCAALAALADEPGYAQINTADAARLGIEDEALVWVNSRKGRIITRAQVSDRPNKGAVYMTYQWWIGACNELVTENLSPITKTPEYKYCAVRVEPIADQRTAEQYVIDEYNKLKTRLRESAMG
- a CDS encoding MFS transporter, with the protein product METELPASQQNRNIVCLATAQALAGANSVVFYATGAIVGNTLAPNSALATLPITVFVLGMAACILPFGALARRWGRRAAFITGTSAGVLTGLLAALAVVINSFSLFCLAAFLGGAYAAVAVSFRFAATDGVGKARRAKALSLVMGGGVAAGVLGPMLVTGTMNIWPAHLFAATFIAQAIVALISAGVLLGVQSPAPAGEAMRSGRPLADIVRQPGFARTVFGGAISYMIMNFLMTAAPLSMHQHGLSQQAANLGIQWHVIAMYGPGFFTGRLINRFGANRVGAAGLLITALSVLAGLMGTDVAHYWVSLILLGLGWNFGFTGASAKIIDYHRPEEKTRVQSLNDFIVFGVMIIGSFASGALLNTFGWNAVLWGSLVPVGVAFLAVVFAKR